A genome region from Haliotis asinina isolate JCU_RB_2024 chromosome 11, JCU_Hal_asi_v2, whole genome shotgun sequence includes the following:
- the LOC137256582 gene encoding rho GTPase-activating protein 23-like isoform X1, producing MESSQFDALDWAGPRTVLVPRTDQGFGFTLRHFIVYPPEITDDSSQGEDLEHNGSEKRSKRSKLASLEPMDTIFVKNVKEESPAHVAGLKTGDRIVSVNGESVTGKSYSQVISLIQSSDAALKLLVVPKDEDILQLAYHPQAQDSISGSNGSLNSDRQVTAPIRRAHSAYASNENVLSPESRQESRLSFTVKDHRNKDYYTDRSREFGPYPLKTSASFGSALSSYKEPLRSDNSYNREAFFRDSDFDYRNPHGFDGVSMSSSVSCSIPQKKYSFGLYFPPQKGDNKSNSMDGLNKGSNRYSKENIRDTGSELRPRRLGYEHRQPSFDNTSDNSQSKESLLRSQERLGIDSKPPPYSPGGSKVLKSGDSTSIIISRSHTTSSLSSPASNMTSQSPYRSQLSSRRGSDVDYKTDIRGVRHYVPVVSANPLEKGTKSSSVDNIDSRLSRFQTQRSWHTDSNRFHDQSNPESPMRTFVVRIPVGERSLGSDGTDGGGKGSGTTFALTRSPVTTQIEIKKTPRQIVSHRKQLFELGKNENHSPGVKFDRCKTELEKMTTFKKFESVANRAAVFEQKQESPEPEVPSNSASVQPAIKVRKISTERYIPPKLSNDKPDRPATLASYQEAPAPIRIYVSPGSSSAPVSPIVEIVPVFQEGQSAPKMTTSLTHDPQPRQSFNHEESTEEELYPQARIVQENIHGSRPVRKTSYLSAVNAPRSRYSHDASDDDEDDVDGDDTLDNLESPSSIPEPLGSTTSLGSSAGSISIFSSYSNVPSVMSSSDGGVMLSRMDPVSTSGSTFLGSSMDTVISEPGVQMRSKTIASPEEEAVKLHRRTSYLMATARDRSNQQPYEQSFSPPASIPEGQLATPPHKPSLNKIKHFFGEKTPCIIEAMEPKIEMPESPLADIVKEGWLTCKTTVTDGKKSSDRSWKEVWVVLRGHCLFLFKERRETQSTFNFDDEKPISIKSSLVDIKHEYAKRKKHVFQLVTYNGSEYLFQADDKGTMLLWIQAIKTNNNPDCDVRKRPDEGIGNADLIRRKSSQAELTVKTSPTAAHKPSKKHSALSLKKAASPSVKRKKTGSEKDTKSRGWKERIMPSFKKHHENNSSTALSEMDEECMKTAAFGVPLDQCMPSPHNEYVPLIVELCTRIVEARGLEVVGVYRVPGNSVAVQNMQEELNKGIENVNIDNEKWLDVNVISSLLKAFFRKLPEPLVTNKCYASFIEANRISDPEKRMLKLKRRLHTLPEHHFETFKRMAEHLNRVAAYGHINKMNAKNLATMFGPTLIRKSEDDTISMVTDMSDQCHIVESIIIHFDWFFSSWEDDHTVPSEEVSETPVTSDVRVMRDDDEDLDSVINTREIVSSIISAAHKKLHSKQNQKSMDSLDFDESFNERDIDLEISRKASSATKMSKSQSTISSVPSSRSISEEFLDRKLSSSTMKSLPQSTVDETESLDFDCIDSKSEFKSQSKSFNVSTFSRHYSDESLLDRNDELEMSHGMSSTWSLSRDTLDRLKRIEYEARALREREEQRQRDMEKCRREQQRIEQEYQRTKKEMEMEETHSVEDLLNWRPDYSHRLQDTSEYSGSDNRGSIGASHRHYPSTDSSQSGGHPDGKVQLRRPDSQHERGHGGKYFVSIGNTRGRSRERSGGRVTQGSLDSLAPRFSRAGSLENILDSHGHIHPPQSHVRGPSYRQRDGRRDSRHEGEKKRTHGTLSRGGSVRHGSLDSLIDLYDKQDNRGSWASSDSEDGSDLLTSLTTTFDQKLQILLNPKYKLSGSRRAGHRAEDVSSASNVEEAVEDKDNDVEKTVEVVSHKNTPVVLPQHGVPGIGDFSRDRPFRDPSLHRSSKSETKIGIASRFERGNQVTPPQSTATVLPVTGSPQSLQNRKSTQELKAFPFKFTGKSVSETGATVTSPPTLTQPKKLETKPVSKSDFRPISKSEKTEVNSTLAKLSREEKYFSSRDAVKSAVFSKPACRSESPVGDKKRTKRSKRRHTVGGTNDLEHFKALISVTSGKEAETEPKVSAWEQLQPVVKETAVPENRSLLSWIQSERLRGSTPDLTSESKH from the exons GGAGAGGACTTGGAACACAATGGCAGTG AAAAGAGAAGTAAGCGGAGCAAGTTGGCCAGCTTGGAGCCAATGGACACCATCTTTGTcaagaatgtgaaggaagaAAGCCCTGCACATGTCGCTGGTCTTAAGACAGGAGACCGTATTGTGTCCGTCAACGGAGAATCTGTCACTGGAAAGTCATACTCCCAAGTCATCTCTCTGATACAATCCAG TGATGCAGCTTTGAAACTTCTAGTTGTGCCCAAAGATGAGGACATTCTACAATTG GCTTACCACCCACAGGCTCAGGACTCCATCAGTGGAAGCAACGGTTCTTTAAACTCTGACCGCCAAGTTACTGCCCCTATCCGAAGAGCTCATTCTGCTTATGCTTCTAACGAAAATGTATTATCCCCTGAATCGCGGCAAGAATCCCGACTGTCCTTCACAGTCAAGGATCATCGAAACAAGGACTACTACACAGATCGGTCACGAGAGTTTGGTCCTTACCCCTTGAAAACTTCTGCATCCTTCGGTTCAGCATTGTCATCATACAAGGAGCCCCTGAGGAGCGATAACAGCTACAACAGAGAAGCGTTTTTCCGGGATTCTGATTTTGATTATCGGAATCCACATGGTTTTGACGGAGTCAGTATGAGCTCAAGTGTGTCGTGTTCAATTCCACAGAAGAAATATTCCTTTGGACTTTACTTCCCTCCCCAAAAGGGAGATAACAAATCCAACAGCATGGATGGTTTAAACAAGGGGAGTAATCGATATTCTAAGGAAAATATTCGGGACACTGGTTCTGAGTTGCGTCCACGTAGATTAGGATATGAACACAGACAGCCATCATTTGATAACACATCAGACAATTCCCAGTCCAAGGAATCGCTTTTACGTTCACAAGAAAGATTAGGAATAGACTCAAAACCACCTCCATATTCACCAGGTGGTTCGAAAGTTTTAAAATCAGGAGATTCCACGTCCATTATCATATCACGCTCCCACACAACATCATCGTTATCATCCCCTGCATCCAACATGACGTCACAGTCGCCGTACCGCAGCCAGCTTTCCAGTCGGCGTGGAAGTGATGTTGACTATAAAACAGACATTCGGGGAGTGCGACATTATGTTCCTGTGGTGTCGGCTAATCCGCTTGAGAAAGGCacaaaatcttccagtgttgaTAACATCGATTCAAGGTTAAGCCGGTTCCAGACACAGCGCTCATGGCATACGGACAGCAACCGATTCCATGATCAAAGCAATCCAGAAAGTCCAATGAGGACGTTTGTGGTTAGGATTCCAGTTGGGGAGAGATCATTGGGGAGTGATGGAACTGATGGTGGGGGGAAGGGATCGGGGACAACATTTGCCTTGACACGATCCCCGGTGACAACGCAGATAGAAATTAAAAAGACTCCTAGACAGATTGTCTCCCACAGGAAACAACTGTTTGAGTTAGGTAAAAACGAAAACCACAGTCCAGGTGTCAAGTTCGAtaggtgtaaaactgaacttgaAAAAATGACAACTTTCAAGAAGTTTGAAAGTGTTGCGAATCGCGCAGCAGTTTTTGAACAAAAACAAGAATCCCCCGAACCTGAGGTTCCAAGCAACTCTGCTTCGGTTCAACCTGCTATCAAAGTCCGGAAAATTTCCACAGAACGTTACATCCCCCCCAAATTGTCTAACGATAAACCCGACCGTCCTGCCACTTTGGCGAGCTATCAGGAAGCGCCGGCTCCAATACGGATATATGTTTCTCCGGGCAGTTCTAGTGCTCCAGTGTCTCCCATAGTGGAGATTGTGCCTGTGTTCCAGGAGGGTCAATCCGCACCCAAGATGACCACAAGCTTGACCCATGACCCCCAACCCAGACAGTCTTTCAACCATGAAGAAAGTACAGAGGAAGAGCTGTACCCTCAAGCTCGTATAGTGCAGGAGAATATCCATGGAAGTCGTCCTGTACGGAAAACATCATATCTCTCGGCTGTGAACGCCCCACGCAGTCGAT ATTCCCATGATGCATCAGATGATGACGAAGATGATGTTGATGGCGACGACACGCTGGACAATCTGGAAAGTCCTTCGAGTATCCCCGAGCCCCTGGGTTCGACCACTAGCCTAGGTTCCAGTGCAGGCAGCATCAGTATATTCTCCTCCTATAGCAATGTCCCTTCAG TCATGTCCTCCAGTGATGGTGGGGTGATGCTCTCTCGGATGGATCCCGTCTCAACGTCAGGCTCAACATTCCTTGGAAGTTCCATGGATACTGTCATCTCTGAGCCAGGAGTACAGATGAGGTCCAAGACCATAG CATCGCCAGAGGAGGAAGCAGTTAAGCTCCACAGGCGGACATCTTACCTTATGGCAACTGCAAGAGATCGCTCAAACCAGCAGCCCTATGAACAGTCCTTCTCCCCACCAGCTTCCATACCAGAGGGACA GCTGGCCACTCCACCACACAAACCCAGCCTGAACAAGATCAAGCACTTCTTTGGTGAAAAG ACTCCATGTATAATCGAGGCAATGGAGCCAAAGATAGAGATGCCAGAATCTCCGCTAGCAGACATCGTCAAAGAAGGATGGCTAACTTGTAAAACCACTGTCACTGATGGAAAG AAATCAAGTGACCGATCATGGAAGGAAGTCTGGGTTGTACTGCGAggtcattgtttgtttttgttcaagGAAAGGAGAGAAACCCAG AGTACATTCAACTTTGACGACGAAAAGCCAATTTCCATCAAGTCCAGTTTGGTTGACATCAAACACGAGTATGCCAAACGGAAGAAGCATGTGTTTCAGCTCGTCACATACAATGGATCTGAGTACCTCTTTCAGGCCGATGATAAGGGTACCATGTTGCTATGGATACAAGCAatcaaaaccaacaacaacccaGATTGCGATGTAAGAAAGAGACCT GATGAAGGAATAGGAAATGCGGACCTGATCCGCCGCAAATCTTCCCAGGCAGAACTGACGGTCAAGACGTCTCCAACTGCAGCACACAAGCCCAGCAAGAAACACAGTGCTCTGTCCCTCAAGAAAGCTGCTTCTCCCAGTGTCAAACGCAAGAAGACAGGAAGCGAGAAAG ATACCAAGTCGAGAGGCTGGAAGGAACGCATCATGCCAAGTTTCAAGAAACACCATGAGAACAACAGCTCCACCGCCCTGTCTGAGATGGATGAGGAATGTATGAAGACAGCAGCCTTTGGAGTGCCCCTTGACCAGTGTATGCCATCGCCACACAACGAG TATGTACCTCTGATTGTGGAGTTATGTACCCGTATTGTGGAGGCTCGGGGTCTGGAGGTTGTTGGGGTGTACCGGGTGCCGGGCAACTCGGTTGCTGTACAGAATATGCAGGAGGAGCTCAACAAG GGAATTGAGAATGTGAACATCGACAACGAAAAGTGGTTGGATGTGAATGTGATCAGCTCGCTACTGAAAGCATTCTTCCGGAAGCTGCCTGAACCCCTCGTCACTAACA AATGTTATGCAAGTTTCATCGAGGCTAATCGTATTTCGGACCCGGAGAAGAGGATGCTCAAGCTGAAGAGGCGACTGCACACTCTTCCTGAGCATCATTTCGAGACATTCAAGAGGATGGCAGAACATCTGAACCGGGTTGCAGCCTATGGACACATCAACAAG atgAATGCCAAAAACCTTGCCACAATGTTTGGTCCCACCTTGATTCGGAAATCTGAGGATGACACAATCTCCATGGTAACAGACATGTCTGATCAGTGTCACATCGTCGAGAGCATCATCATTCAT TTTGACTGGTTCTTCAGTTCCTGGGAGGATGATCACACTGTCCCTTCAGAGGAAGTCAGCGAAACCCCGGTCACCTCTGACGTCCGTGTCATGCGGGATGATGACG AGGACCTTGATTCTGTGATCAACACCCGCGAAATCGTCTCCTCTATCATCAGTGCTGCCCACAAGAAACTCCACAGTAAACAAAACCAGAAGAGCATGGACTCCCTCGACTTTGACGAGTCCTTCAATGAACGTGATATTGATCTTGAAATTAGTCGGAAGGCAAGTAGTGCCACCAAGATGAGCAAGTCACAATCCACGATCAGCTCTGTTCCATCATCTCGGAGTATTTCTGAGGAATTCCTGGATCGAAAACTGTCCTCCTCGACAATGAAGTCACTTCCACAATCAACAGTTGATGAGACAGAATCTCTGGATTTTGACTGCATTGACAGCAAGTCTGAGTTTAAATCACAATCAAAGTCTTTCAATGTGAGCACATTTTCCCGGCATTATTCTGATGAATCCTTGCTTGATAGGAATGATGAGTTGGAGATGTCACATGGTATGAGCAGTACGTGGAGTTTGAGTCGAGATACTCTTGACCGATTGAAACGTATTGAGTATGAGGCTCGTGCACTTCGTGAGCGAGAAGAGCAGCGTCAGAGAGACATGGAAAAATGTCGTCGTGAGCAACAGCGGATTGAGCAGGAGTATCAGAGGACGAAGAAAGAGATGGAAATGGAAGAGACTCATAGTGTTGAAGATTTGTTGAACTGGAGACCGGACTACTCGCACCGACTTCAGGATACGTCAGAGTATTCAGGGAGTGACAACCGTGGATCAATCGGGGCAAGTCACAGACATTATCCTTCCACGGACTCATCTCAGTCAGGGGGTCACCCTGACGGGAAGGTCCAATTACGGAGACCAGACTCTCAGCACGAGAGGGGTCATGGAGGGAAGTACTTTGTCAGTATCGGAAACACTCGGGGAAGGTCAAGGGAAAGGAGTGGTGGTCGGGTAACCCAGGGAAGTCTAGACTCCCTGGCGCCCCGCTTCTCCCGAGCTGGTTCCTTGGAGAATATATTAGACAGTCACGGTCACATCCATCCACCACAGTCTCATGTGCGTGGGCCAAGTTATCGGCAGAGGGATGGACGAAGAGATTCTAGGCATGAAGGTGAGAAGAAGAGAACACATGGGACCCTGAGTCGAGGAGGATCTGTACGACATGGGTCACTCGACTCCTTGATTGATTTGTATGATAAACAGGACAATCGTGGTTCGTGGGCATCGTCTGATTCGGAAGATGGATCAGATCTACTCACAAGTCTGACTACGACCTTTGATCAGAAGTTGCAAATTCTGTTGAATCCTAAGTATAAGCTGAGTGGAAGTAGGAGGGCAGGACACAGGGCAGAGGATGTGAGTAGTGCTAGTAATGTGGAGGAGGCTGTAGAGGACAAGGACAATGATGTGGAGAAGACTGTGGAGGTGGTCTCCCACAAGAACACTCCAGTTGTCCTCCCACAACACGGGGTGCCAGGAATAGGGGATTTTTCTCGGGACAGACCTTTCCGAGACCCAAGTCTCCACAGGTCCTCAAAATCTGAAACTAAAATCGGAATTGCTTCTCGCTTTGAGCGAGGGAATCAAGTTACACCGCCTCAATCCACTGCAACAGTTCTTCCAGTAACTGGGAGTCCACAGTCATTGCAGAACCGCAAGTCTACTCAGGAACTAAAAGCCTTTCCATTTAAGTTCACAGGAAAGTCTGTGAGTGAAACGGGTGCTACAGTGACATCTCCACCAACGTTGACCCAACCAAAGAAACTGGAAACGAAACCTGTGAGTAAATCTGATTTTAGACCCATCTCTAAGTCAGAAAAGACTGAAGTAAATTCCACTCTGGCCAAGTTGAGCAGGGAAGAGAAATATTTCAGTAGCAGAGACGCTGTTAAGTCAGCTGTGTTTTCTAAACCTGCTTGCAGATCCGAGTCCCCAGTAGGTGACAAGAAGCGCACAAAACGGTCAAAGCGGCGCCACACTGTAGGAGGAACAAATGACTTGGAGCATTTCAAGGCTTTGATTTCTGTGACAAGCGGAAAAGAGGCTGAAACGGAACCTAAAGTGTCAGCTTGGGAACAGTTGCAGCCAGTTGTCAAAGAAACGGCAGTGCCAGAGAATAGGTCCTTGTTGTCGTGGATACAGTCTGAAAGACTTCGTGGAAGTACACCAGATTTGACATCAGAGTCCAAACATTAG